One Phycisphaerae bacterium RAS2 DNA window includes the following coding sequences:
- the tcrX gene encoding putative transcriptional regulatory protein TcrX → MPARLDGRSVLVVDDDPEILQTVRIAFEQAGAKVTTANDGNKALDFAKRFDPDLIVLDMMMPKRSGFLVMETLKPGHETNTRPYVIMITANEGKRHELYARHLGVNEYLSKPFSLDKLMETACRLLGGEFIEAE, encoded by the coding sequence ATGCCGGCAAGACTCGATGGTCGATCCGTTCTCGTTGTCGACGACGATCCCGAAATCCTGCAAACCGTTCGCATCGCCTTTGAACAGGCCGGCGCGAAGGTCACTACCGCCAACGACGGCAACAAGGCCCTCGACTTCGCCAAGCGCTTCGATCCCGACCTTATCGTGCTGGACATGATGATGCCCAAGCGAAGCGGGTTCCTTGTGATGGAGACGCTCAAACCGGGGCACGAAACCAATACCCGGCCCTACGTCATCATGATCACGGCCAATGAAGGCAAGCGGCACGAGCTTTATGCCCGACACCTGGGTGTGAACGAGTACCTAAGCAAGCCGTTCAGCCTCGACAAGCTCATGGAGACCGCCTGCAGGCTGCTGGGCGGCGAGTTCATCGAGGCCGAGTAG
- a CDS encoding acyl carrier protein, whose amino-acid sequence MSTHETLRTYLFGTLIPTPAESWPGDEADLFEAGMDSLRVMQLLVFVEDKLGVNLPDHEVTPERIGTVAALVGWIESHKKSR is encoded by the coding sequence ATGAGCACGCACGAGACCTTGCGAACTTATCTGTTCGGCACGCTGATCCCCACACCGGCCGAGAGCTGGCCGGGCGATGAGGCTGATCTGTTTGAGGCCGGCATGGACTCGTTGCGCGTGATGCAGTTGCTGGTCTTCGTCGAAGACAAGCTGGGGGTGAACCTGCCCGATCACGAGGTGACGCCGGAGCGGATCGGCACCGTCGCGGCCCTGGTCGGCTGGATCGAGTCGCACAAGAAGTCGCGCTGA
- a CDS encoding ClpA/B family protein, which yields MFERFTDRARKVMALANQEAQRFNHEYIGTEHILLGLVKEGSGVGANVLKNLEVDLRKVRLEVEKLVKSGPDMVTMGKLPQTPRAKKVIEYAIEEARNLNHNYVGTEHLLLGLLREQDGVAAQVLMNLGIKLEEVREEVLNLLGAGVENEESGTSGSQGAPETGRKGGKSRTPALDSFGRDLTEMARNGKLDPVIGRAGEIERLLVVLCRRYKNNPVLLGEAGVGKTAIVEGLAQRIVSNDVPEILADKRIVVLDLAMMVAGTKYRGQFEERIKAVMNEVRRARNVILFIDELHTLVGAGGAEGAIDASNVLKPALSRGEIQCIGATTLDEYRKYIEKDGALERRFQQIIVEPPSREETLQILHGLRDRYEAHHRVKIEDVALEAAVELSMRYVPSRVLPDKAIDVIDEAGARVRLKAMTKPESLTKLEEEIKRLNIEKDESVKNADYERAAHLRDQSITLASEKERMEKEWHERRNETDGVVDEEVIAEVVSKMTGVPLKRLEKEEAERLLELETELHKRVISQEEAISAVSRSVRRSRSGLKDPNRPMGSFIFIGPSGVGKTLLAKSLAEFMFGAEEALITIDMSEYMEKHNVSRLIGAPPGYVGYEEGGQLTERIRRRPYAVVLLDEIEKAHPDVFNMLLQIMEEGRLTDSFGRHVDFRNTVLIMTSNIGADKITHQTTFGFEKRDENITYEKMRNTLKSELDNYFRPEFLNRVDEVVVFHKLGHKDLVRIVDLELNKVSKRLKEHGLVMELTEEARELLLERGTDEKFGARPLRRAIEQQLEDPLSEGLLRGHFRGKAKIVVGVENGDDGKKKLKFEGVDAPKAKEPELAGAGAGEGT from the coding sequence ATGTTCGAGCGATTTACCGACCGTGCACGCAAGGTGATGGCGCTGGCCAATCAGGAAGCGCAGCGGTTCAACCACGAATACATCGGGACGGAGCACATTCTGCTGGGCCTCGTGAAAGAGGGCAGCGGCGTCGGGGCGAACGTGCTCAAGAATCTCGAAGTGGATCTGCGCAAGGTCCGGCTGGAAGTGGAAAAGCTCGTAAAGAGCGGGCCGGACATGGTGACCATGGGCAAACTTCCGCAGACCCCTCGCGCGAAGAAGGTCATCGAGTACGCGATCGAAGAAGCAAGAAATTTGAATCACAACTACGTGGGCACCGAGCATCTGCTCCTAGGATTGCTTAGAGAGCAGGACGGCGTGGCCGCCCAGGTGCTGATGAACCTCGGCATCAAGCTCGAAGAAGTGCGCGAAGAAGTTCTCAATCTGCTGGGTGCGGGCGTGGAAAACGAAGAGAGCGGGACATCCGGATCACAGGGCGCGCCGGAGACCGGTCGCAAGGGCGGCAAGAGCCGAACCCCGGCGCTGGATTCGTTCGGTCGCGACCTGACGGAGATGGCGCGGAACGGCAAGCTGGACCCGGTCATCGGCCGAGCCGGTGAGATCGAGCGCCTGCTCGTCGTGCTTTGCCGGCGATACAAGAACAACCCGGTGCTGCTGGGCGAGGCGGGCGTCGGCAAAACGGCGATTGTCGAGGGCCTGGCGCAGCGCATCGTCTCGAACGACGTGCCGGAGATCCTTGCGGACAAGCGCATCGTCGTGCTGGACCTGGCGATGATGGTCGCGGGCACGAAGTACCGCGGTCAGTTTGAAGAGCGCATCAAGGCGGTGATGAACGAAGTCCGCCGGGCGCGCAACGTGATCCTGTTCATCGACGAGTTGCACACGCTGGTGGGCGCGGGCGGGGCCGAAGGCGCGATCGACGCGTCGAACGTGCTGAAGCCGGCGCTGTCTCGCGGCGAGATACAGTGCATCGGCGCGACCACGCTGGACGAATACCGCAAGTACATTGAGAAGGACGGCGCGCTGGAGCGCCGATTCCAGCAGATCATCGTCGAGCCGCCCAGCCGGGAGGAGACGTTGCAGATTCTCCACGGCCTGCGCGATCGGTACGAGGCGCACCACCGCGTGAAGATCGAGGACGTGGCCCTGGAGGCAGCGGTCGAGCTGTCGATGCGGTATGTGCCGTCGCGCGTGTTGCCCGACAAGGCCATCGACGTGATCGACGAGGCCGGGGCGCGCGTCCGGTTGAAGGCGATGACCAAGCCCGAGTCGCTGACGAAGCTGGAAGAAGAGATCAAGCGGCTGAACATCGAGAAGGACGAGAGCGTCAAGAACGCCGACTACGAGCGCGCGGCGCACCTGCGCGATCAATCCATCACGCTGGCATCCGAGAAGGAGCGGATGGAGAAGGAATGGCACGAGCGGCGCAACGAGACCGACGGCGTGGTCGATGAGGAAGTCATCGCGGAAGTCGTCAGCAAGATGACCGGCGTGCCGTTGAAGCGCCTGGAGAAGGAAGAGGCCGAGCGGCTGCTGGAGCTGGAGACCGAGCTTCACAAGCGCGTCATCAGCCAGGAAGAGGCGATCAGCGCCGTGTCGCGGAGCGTCCGCCGTTCGCGCAGCGGGTTGAAGGATCCGAATCGACCGATGGGCAGCTTCATCTTCATCGGCCCGTCGGGCGTTGGAAAGACGCTGCTGGCCAAGAGCCTCGCCGAGTTCATGTTCGGCGCGGAAGAGGCGCTGATTACGATCGACATGTCGGAATACATGGAGAAGCACAACGTCAGCCGGTTGATCGGCGCGCCGCCGGGCTACGTCGGTTACGAAGAGGGCGGGCAGCTCACCGAGCGCATCCGCCGTCGGCCGTACGCCGTCGTGCTGCTCGATGAAATCGAGAAAGCGCACCCCGACGTGTTCAACATGCTGCTGCAGATCATGGAAGAAGGCCGCCTGACGGACTCGTTCGGCCGGCACGTGGACTTCCGCAACACCGTGCTGATCATGACGAGCAACATCGGGGCCGACAAGATCACGCATCAGACGACGTTCGGCTTCGAGAAGCGCGACGAGAACATCACGTACGAGAAGATGCGCAACACGCTCAAGAGCGAGCTGGACAACTACTTCCGGCCCGAGTTTCTCAACCGCGTGGACGAAGTCGTCGTCTTCCACAAGCTGGGTCATAAGGACCTGGTCCGCATCGTGGACCTCGAGCTGAACAAGGTCTCGAAGCGGCTGAAGGAGCACGGCCTTGTCATGGAGTTGACCGAAGAGGCCCGCGAGTTGCTGCTGGAGCGCGGGACCGATGAGAAGTTCGGCGCTCGGCCGCTTCGCCGGGCGATCGAGCAGCAGTTGGAAGATCCTCTTAGCGAGGGCCTGCTGCGCGGCCACTTCCGCGGCAAGGCGAAGATTGTTGTCGGCGTCGAGAACGGCGACGACGGCAAGAAGAAGCTGAAGTTCGAAGGCGTGGATGCTCCGAAGGCGAAGGAGCCGGAGCTTGCCGGCGCCGGCGCGGGCGAGGGGACGTGA
- the tycC gene encoding Tyrocidine synthase 3 produces the protein MTQTLFTLLESAAARHGDRPAVCYEGRTMTYRALLDSANRLASALAEYGAGPGQQVAFCFRKSIDAIVTMFALVRTGACYVPLDPAWPAERCAMICEDASIRLWTGSVPPAVGIGGIARAVCTSLTGAGSAPGSGATVDAGTGASGASRNVSFMSLADAMQSASPAWSPREPAGGIANLLFTSGSTGRPKGVQITTLSLLHYSQWVVDFFGLTTEDRVANHAPYNFDLSTLDIFAAVRAGAAMIPVPEKLKMFPYQMAKFIADERITTWYSVPSALIMMQLRGKFREHDLSALRHVIFAGEVMPKPALQALAADLPPVTLTNLYGPTETNVCTYHSCTAVDLADDGPVPIGVPISDTRVWIVDDAMQSVPAGDAGELLVAGPTVTTGYFGDATKTAERLAPAPDGDGMAYRTGDRVRARADGVLMFEGRIDRMIKARGHRIEPGEIEAALAKHPAVKEAAVVPIPDPVFGNRIKACLAPRDGASLVEADLAAFCKTHLPPYMLPDIWAFYPALPRTDREKIDLQQLMSA, from the coding sequence ATGACTCAAACGCTTTTCACCTTGCTGGAGTCGGCCGCCGCGCGGCATGGGGATCGGCCCGCGGTCTGTTACGAAGGCCGCACGATGACGTACCGGGCGCTGCTCGATTCGGCGAATCGGCTCGCATCGGCGCTCGCGGAGTATGGGGCGGGGCCTGGGCAGCAGGTGGCGTTTTGTTTTCGCAAGAGCATCGACGCGATCGTGACGATGTTCGCGCTGGTTCGCACGGGCGCGTGTTATGTGCCGCTGGACCCGGCTTGGCCGGCCGAACGCTGCGCGATGATCTGCGAAGACGCGTCGATTCGGCTTTGGACGGGCAGCGTGCCGCCTGCAGTTGGGATCGGCGGGATTGCCCGGGCGGTTTGCACGAGCCTGACGGGCGCGGGCAGCGCGCCGGGAAGCGGCGCGACGGTTGACGCCGGGACCGGGGCAAGCGGCGCATCGCGGAATGTCTCATTCATGTCACTCGCTGACGCGATGCAGTCGGCGTCCCCGGCGTGGTCGCCGCGTGAGCCGGCGGGGGGAATCGCCAATCTGTTGTTCACATCCGGCTCGACGGGGCGGCCCAAGGGCGTGCAGATCACGACGTTGAGCCTGCTTCATTATTCGCAGTGGGTCGTGGATTTCTTCGGACTGACGACCGAGGACCGCGTCGCCAATCACGCACCGTACAACTTCGATCTCTCGACGCTGGACATTTTCGCGGCCGTTCGAGCGGGCGCGGCGATGATACCGGTGCCCGAGAAACTGAAGATGTTTCCGTATCAGATGGCAAAGTTCATCGCCGACGAGCGGATCACGACGTGGTACTCCGTGCCGTCGGCGCTCATCATGATGCAACTGCGCGGCAAGTTTCGCGAGCACGACCTGTCGGCTCTGCGGCACGTTATCTTCGCCGGCGAGGTGATGCCCAAACCGGCGCTGCAGGCGCTGGCGGCCGATCTGCCGCCGGTCACACTGACCAATCTGTACGGGCCAACGGAGACGAACGTCTGTACATACCACTCCTGTACGGCGGTCGATCTCGCCGATGACGGGCCGGTGCCCATCGGCGTGCCGATCTCCGACACGCGCGTGTGGATTGTGGACGATGCGATGCAGTCGGTTCCGGCGGGCGACGCCGGTGAGCTGCTGGTGGCCGGGCCGACGGTGACGACGGGGTATTTCGGCGACGCGACGAAGACGGCCGAGCGTTTGGCGCCCGCGCCGGATGGCGACGGCATGGCCTATCGCACGGGCGATCGAGTGCGCGCGCGGGCGGACGGCGTGCTGATGTTCGAGGGCCGCATTGATCGCATGATCAAGGCGCGCGGCCACCGCATCGAGCCGGGTGAGATCGAGGCGGCGCTGGCGAAGCACCCGGCGGTGAAGGAAGCGGCGGTGGTGCCGATTCCCGACCCGGTGTTCGGCAATCGGATCAAAGCGTGTCTCGCGCCGCGCGACGGGGCGTCCTTGGTGGAGGCCGACCTCGCGGCGTTTTGCAAGACGCACCTTCCGCCGTACATGTTGCCCGACATCTGGGCGTTCTATCCCGCGCTGCCACGCACCGATCGCGAGAAGATTGATTTGCAGCAGTTGATGTCGGCGTGA
- the pnp gene encoding Polyribonucleotide nucleotidyltransferase — MTMHSVEAEIGGRIMKFETGKLAKLASGAVTVTYGDTVVLCTAVMDKPREGIDFFPLTIDYREKMYAAGKFPGGFFKREARPTQKEILTMRLTDRPLRPLFPDGFMNEVQIQCMVLSSDQENDADVLAMSGASAALMVSNIPFDGPVAGVRVGRVDGQWVINPTIAERAVSDIEVVLAVHRYGVNMIEVAANELPEKDVADAIAFGHEHAKKIVALIQELGQKVGRAKEWTPPEKDASLPEKVAKLCEQFDLKNARRSAKKEDRKAGVKDVYQKVIAALIPEDEAAAKKLLYTKNDVVNELQKIEERLFHMGVLDEGVRSDGRGVEDIRQITCEVGVLPRTHGSALFTRGETQALVVTTLGTSRDEQMVDDLIEEYSKKFMLHYNFPPFCTGEAKRIGAVSRREIGHGNLAERSIQAVLPTPDKFPYTIRLVSDIMESNGSSSMASVCGGTLALMDAGVPIRHPVAGISIGMVHDDNRYKLLVDIMGEEDHFGDMDFKVSGSQVGITAVQLDLKTREISQAQIVEVLELAKKARLKILKDMLKALPAPRADISNYAPRLLSIKVHQDKIGKIIGPGGKGIKALEANTGATIDIQDDGTVFISSVNADSARAAYEAIEQISEGVKLGKVYNGKVTSIKEFGAFIEVAPGLDGLCHISELSDGYVQKVTDVCKIGDEMRVKVILIDDTGRVKLSRKAVLMEEKSKGEPVASA, encoded by the coding sequence ATGACGATGCACAGCGTTGAAGCGGAAATCGGCGGACGAATCATGAAGTTTGAAACCGGCAAGCTGGCCAAGCTGGCTTCCGGCGCGGTCACGGTCACCTATGGCGACACGGTCGTGCTCTGCACGGCCGTCATGGACAAACCCCGCGAGGGAATCGACTTCTTCCCGCTCACCATCGACTATCGCGAGAAGATGTACGCCGCCGGCAAGTTCCCGGGCGGTTTCTTCAAACGCGAGGCCCGGCCGACCCAGAAGGAAATCCTCACCATGCGGCTCACCGATCGACCGCTGCGCCCGCTCTTTCCCGACGGATTCATGAACGAGGTCCAGATTCAATGCATGGTCCTCTCGTCCGATCAGGAAAACGACGCCGACGTGCTCGCCATGTCCGGCGCATCCGCCGCCCTCATGGTCAGCAACATCCCCTTTGACGGACCAGTCGCCGGCGTTCGCGTCGGCCGAGTCGATGGCCAATGGGTCATCAATCCCACCATCGCCGAGCGCGCCGTCAGCGACATCGAAGTCGTTCTCGCCGTTCATCGCTATGGCGTCAACATGATCGAAGTCGCCGCCAACGAACTCCCCGAGAAAGACGTCGCCGACGCCATCGCCTTCGGCCACGAACACGCGAAGAAGATCGTCGCGCTGATCCAGGAGCTGGGCCAGAAGGTCGGCCGCGCCAAGGAATGGACGCCGCCGGAAAAAGACGCGTCGCTTCCCGAAAAGGTCGCCAAGCTCTGCGAGCAGTTTGATCTTAAGAACGCCCGCCGCTCTGCCAAAAAGGAAGACCGCAAGGCCGGCGTCAAGGACGTTTATCAGAAGGTCATCGCCGCCCTCATCCCCGAAGACGAAGCCGCGGCGAAGAAGCTGCTTTACACCAAGAACGATGTCGTCAACGAACTCCAGAAAATCGAGGAGCGCCTGTTTCACATGGGCGTACTCGATGAGGGCGTTCGGTCCGACGGTCGCGGTGTCGAAGACATTCGCCAGATCACGTGCGAAGTCGGCGTCCTGCCGCGAACGCACGGCTCGGCCCTGTTTACCCGCGGCGAGACGCAGGCCTTGGTCGTCACGACGCTCGGCACCAGCCGCGACGAGCAGATGGTCGATGACCTGATCGAGGAATACAGCAAGAAGTTCATGCTGCACTACAACTTCCCGCCGTTCTGCACCGGCGAGGCCAAGCGCATCGGCGCCGTCAGCCGCCGCGAGATCGGCCACGGCAACCTCGCCGAGCGGAGTATTCAGGCGGTCCTCCCCACGCCCGACAAGTTCCCGTACACCATTCGGCTCGTCAGCGACATCATGGAGTCCAACGGGTCCAGCAGCATGGCCAGCGTCTGCGGCGGCACACTCGCCCTCATGGACGCCGGCGTGCCGATCCGACACCCCGTCGCCGGCATCAGCATCGGCATGGTCCACGACGACAATCGCTACAAATTGCTCGTTGACATCATGGGCGAGGAAGACCACTTCGGCGACATGGACTTCAAGGTCTCCGGCAGCCAGGTCGGCATCACGGCCGTCCAGCTCGACCTCAAGACGCGCGAGATCAGCCAGGCCCAGATCGTTGAAGTGCTTGAGCTGGCGAAGAAGGCTCGGCTGAAGATCCTCAAGGACATGCTCAAGGCCCTGCCGGCCCCGCGTGCCGACATCAGCAACTACGCCCCGCGGTTGCTCTCCATCAAGGTTCACCAGGACAAGATCGGCAAGATCATCGGCCCCGGAGGCAAGGGCATCAAAGCCCTCGAGGCCAACACCGGCGCCACGATCGACATCCAGGACGACGGCACGGTCTTCATCTCCAGCGTCAACGCCGATTCGGCCCGCGCCGCCTACGAAGCCATCGAGCAGATCTCCGAAGGCGTCAAGCTCGGCAAGGTCTACAACGGCAAGGTCACCTCGATCAAGGAATTCGGCGCGTTCATCGAAGTGGCGCCCGGCCTCGACGGCCTCTGCCACATCAGCGAACTCTCCGACGGCTACGTGCAGAAAGTAACCGACGTCTGCAAGATCGGCGACGAGATGCGCGTGAAGGTCATCCTGATCGACGACACCGGCCGCGTGAAGCTCTCGCGCAAGGCCGTGCTGATGGAGGAGAAGTCCAAGGGCGAACCGGTCGCCAGCGCGTAA
- the rpsO gene encoding 30S ribosomal protein S15 has product MSLTAESKTRLVHNHRRHEKDTGSPEVQIALLTSRIEQLTEHLKTHRKDHDSRRGLLKMVGARSSLQKFLARTDRERYQKIIDTLGLRK; this is encoded by the coding sequence ATGTCATTGACGGCTGAAAGCAAGACGCGACTGGTGCATAACCACCGTCGCCACGAGAAGGACACCGGTTCGCCGGAAGTGCAGATCGCCCTGTTGACCAGCCGCATCGAGCAACTGACGGAACACCTCAAGACGCACCGCAAGGATCACGACTCGCGCCGTGGTTTGCTGAAGATGGTCGGCGCGCGCTCGAGCCTGCAGAAGTTCCTCGCGCGCACGGACCGCGAGCGCTATCAGAAGATCATTGACACACTGGGTCTGCGAAAGTAG
- a CDS encoding Alpha/beta hydrolase family protein yields the protein MIRPKPVIPSTKPLRSRSWTKVGPRTVTAVGLLTLVFICAGCPSLEPLPTKAAITEQTEGRTQKPYLLYIPSRYTDSRPWPLLILCHGTWPYDTPKLQMQEWATFCETNGIIVAAPQLEGTKGDFPPPPEKQIALQQQDEQTILGVVASMKQRYRIAEEQVFMTGWSAGAFSILYTGIRNADVFRALAVRQGSFDARYFADIPEECFDPWQPIKVIYGTTDVLRDQTLACIAWLRDQKMYVSAEEIPGTHRRIEPSVVWRYFKEVMRERLWVRIRARPVDEADPLTVRFELDAIPEVVRQRWYFSESDDTTEATPVRTFPRPGKYKIAVNVALKNRKSYTRTRTIEVGPQRR from the coding sequence ATGATCCGCCCAAAGCCAGTCATTCCTTCAACGAAACCGCTTCGTTCCCGGTCCTGGACGAAGGTTGGTCCGCGTACGGTCACCGCAGTTGGCCTCTTGACCCTCGTGTTCATCTGTGCAGGGTGCCCCTCGCTGGAACCGTTGCCGACCAAGGCCGCGATCACCGAGCAAACGGAGGGCCGCACGCAAAAGCCGTATCTCCTATACATTCCGAGTCGCTACACCGATTCACGCCCCTGGCCGCTTCTGATCCTTTGTCACGGGACTTGGCCGTACGACACCCCGAAGTTGCAAATGCAGGAGTGGGCGACGTTCTGCGAGACGAACGGGATCATCGTGGCCGCGCCGCAACTGGAGGGGACAAAGGGCGACTTTCCGCCGCCGCCGGAGAAACAGATCGCGCTGCAGCAACAGGACGAGCAGACCATCCTCGGCGTGGTCGCGTCGATGAAACAGCGCTACCGCATCGCCGAGGAACAGGTGTTCATGACCGGCTGGTCGGCCGGGGCCTTCTCCATTCTCTACACGGGGATACGAAATGCCGACGTTTTTCGAGCGCTGGCGGTGCGGCAGGGGTCGTTTGATGCGCGGTACTTCGCTGACATCCCCGAAGAGTGCTTTGATCCGTGGCAGCCGATCAAGGTGATCTACGGAACAACGGATGTGTTGCGCGATCAGACGCTGGCGTGCATCGCGTGGTTGCGCGACCAGAAGATGTACGTGTCCGCCGAGGAGATTCCCGGCACGCACCGGCGGATCGAGCCTTCGGTTGTCTGGCGCTACTTCAAGGAAGTGATGCGCGAGCGATTATGGGTGCGGATTCGCGCCAGGCCTGTTGATGAGGCCGACCCGTTGACCGTGCGATTTGAGTTGGACGCGATTCCCGAAGTGGTCCGGCAACGTTGGTACTTCTCGGAATCTGATGATACCACCGAGGCGACGCCGGTGCGAACGTTTCCACGGCCGGGCAAATACAAGATCGCGGTGAACGTGGCGCTGAAGAATCGCAAGAGCTACACGCGCACGCGGACGATCGAGGTGGGGCCGCAGCGGCGCTAA